A genomic region of Pelodiscus sinensis isolate JC-2024 chromosome 1, ASM4963464v1, whole genome shotgun sequence contains the following coding sequences:
- the HDHD5 gene encoding haloacid dehalogenase-like hydrolase domain-containing 5 isoform X1, which produces MALGSLRSAGRAALRRWRLAGHRGLGGGAPGVTQTPPTFGFLFDIDGVLVRGRNVIPAAQEAFRKLVDSNGQLRVPVVFVTNAGNCLQQVKAQELSDALGLEVSPEQVILSHSPLRLFRQFHGKCVLVSGQGPVEENARNVGFQNVVTIQDVRKAFPLLDMVDQSRRPKDLPPLTTDFPTIEGVILFGEPVRWETNLQLIIDVLLSNGNPGAELAAVPYPHIPILACNMDLLWMAEAKRPRFGHGTFLVCLENIYKKMTGRELKYEALIGKPSIVTYQYAEYLIKQQMERRGWPSPIFRLYAVGDNPMSDIYGANSYNSYLKAACQARSEGVANSQSEDHLQLRKDWNVSLESCKSILVCTGVYNHHRAMPADPHESVIETVFHGHRDFNFDPSLVEASYVVRDVNEAVELVFEKESWTEEWQNV; this is translated from the exons ACTCCTCCGACCTTTGGGTTCCTTTTTGACATTGATGGAGTGCTTGTTCGGGGGCGCAATGTAATTCCTGCTGCCCAGGAGGCCTTCCGGAAACTAGTAGACTCTAATGGACAGCTCCGGGTGCCAGTAGTCTTTGTGACAAATGCTGGGAATTGCTTACAGCAGGTCAAGGCCCAGGAATTGTCTGATGCTCTGGGACTGGAG GTATCTCCAGAACAAGTGATCCTCTCCCACAGTCCCCTGCGTCTCTTCCGTCAGTTCCATGGGAAATGTGTGCTGGTGTCTGGGCAAGGACCAGTAGAGGAGAATGCTAGGAA TGTGGGATTCCAGAATGTGGTTACCATACAGGATGTGAGGAAGGCATTTCCCCTGCTGGACATGGTTGATCAAAGCCGTAGACCAAAGGATCTG CCTCCTCTGACCACTGACTTCCCTACCATAGAAG GGGTGATTCTGTTTGGGGAGCCAGTCCGGTGGGAGACAAATCTGCAGCTGATTATTGATGTCCTCTTGAGCAATgggaaccctggggcagagctggcagcagtgCCCTATCCCCATATACCTATCCTTGCTTGTAACATGGATCTTCTGTGGATGGCAGAAGCAAAGAGGCCAAG ATTTGGCCATGGCACCTTTCTTGTCTGCTTGGAGAACATCTACAAAAAAATGACTGGCAGGGAGCTGAAATATGAGGCCCTAATTGGGAAACCCAGCATTGTTACTTACCAGTATGCTGAGTATCTGATAAAACAGCAAATGGAAAGACGAGGGTGGCCATCTCCCATCTTCAGACTCTATGCTGTTGG GGACAATCCAATGTCTGACATCTATGGAGCAAACTCCTACAACAGCTATCTCAAAGCTGCATGTCAGGCCCGGAGTGAGGGAGTGGCGAATTCACAGAGTGAGGACCATTTACAGCTGAGGAAGGATTGGAATGTCTCCCTGGAGAGTTGCAAGTCAATTCTGGTCTGCACTGGGGTCTACAATCATCACAGAGCGATGCCTGCTGATCCACACGAAAGTGTGATAGAGACCGTGTTCCATGGGCACCGGGACTTTAACTTTGACCCTAGCCTAGTGGAGGCCTCTTATGTGGTGCGGGATGTGAATGAAGCTGTGGAGCTTGTCTTTGAGAAGGAGAGTTGGACCGAAGAGTGGCAAAATGTGTAG
- the HDHD5 gene encoding haloacid dehalogenase-like hydrolase domain-containing 5 isoform X3, translating into MALGSLRSAGRAALRRWRLAGHRGLGGGAPGVTQTPPTFGFLFDIDGVLVRGRNVIPAAQEAFRKLVDSNGQLRVPVVFVTNAGNCLQQVKAQELSDALGLEVSPEQVILSHSPLRLFRQFHGKCVLVSGQGPVEENARNVGFQNVVTIQDVRKAFPLLDMVDQSRRPKDLPPLTTDFPTIEGVILFGEPVRWETNLQLIIDVLLSNGNPGAELAAVPYPHIPILACNMDLLWMAEAKRPRFGHGTFLVCLENIYKKMTGRELKYEALIGKPSIVTYQYAEYLIKQQMERRGWPSPIFRLYAVGCYWPLLEMDREGKRGELSNPDLTCLSLCKYFIIVHSIPSLPLPPAHFFFFFLLNAGLIPVCLGSN; encoded by the exons ACTCCTCCGACCTTTGGGTTCCTTTTTGACATTGATGGAGTGCTTGTTCGGGGGCGCAATGTAATTCCTGCTGCCCAGGAGGCCTTCCGGAAACTAGTAGACTCTAATGGACAGCTCCGGGTGCCAGTAGTCTTTGTGACAAATGCTGGGAATTGCTTACAGCAGGTCAAGGCCCAGGAATTGTCTGATGCTCTGGGACTGGAG GTATCTCCAGAACAAGTGATCCTCTCCCACAGTCCCCTGCGTCTCTTCCGTCAGTTCCATGGGAAATGTGTGCTGGTGTCTGGGCAAGGACCAGTAGAGGAGAATGCTAGGAA TGTGGGATTCCAGAATGTGGTTACCATACAGGATGTGAGGAAGGCATTTCCCCTGCTGGACATGGTTGATCAAAGCCGTAGACCAAAGGATCTG CCTCCTCTGACCACTGACTTCCCTACCATAGAAG GGGTGATTCTGTTTGGGGAGCCAGTCCGGTGGGAGACAAATCTGCAGCTGATTATTGATGTCCTCTTGAGCAATgggaaccctggggcagagctggcagcagtgCCCTATCCCCATATACCTATCCTTGCTTGTAACATGGATCTTCTGTGGATGGCAGAAGCAAAGAGGCCAAG ATTTGGCCATGGCACCTTTCTTGTCTGCTTGGAGAACATCTACAAAAAAATGACTGGCAGGGAGCTGAAATATGAGGCCCTAATTGGGAAACCCAGCATTGTTACTTACCAGTATGCTGAGTATCTGATAAAACAGCAAATGGAAAGACGAGGGTGGCCATCTCCCATCTTCAGACTCTATGCTGTTGG ctgctattggccactGCTAGAGATggatagggagggaaagagaggagagCTTTCTAATCCAGATCTGACCTGCCTAAGCCTATGTAAGTACTTTATTATAGTTCATTCCATACCttcccttcctctgcctcctgctcactttttttttttttttttgttaaatgctGGACTAATTCCAGTCTGCCTTGGCTCAAACTAA
- the HDHD5 gene encoding haloacid dehalogenase-like hydrolase domain-containing 5 isoform X2, whose translation MPNQTPPTFGFLFDIDGVLVRGRNVIPAAQEAFRKLVDSNGQLRVPVVFVTNAGNCLQQVKAQELSDALGLEVSPEQVILSHSPLRLFRQFHGKCVLVSGQGPVEENARNVGFQNVVTIQDVRKAFPLLDMVDQSRRPKDLPPLTTDFPTIEGVILFGEPVRWETNLQLIIDVLLSNGNPGAELAAVPYPHIPILACNMDLLWMAEAKRPRFGHGTFLVCLENIYKKMTGRELKYEALIGKPSIVTYQYAEYLIKQQMERRGWPSPIFRLYAVGDNPMSDIYGANSYNSYLKAACQARSEGVANSQSEDHLQLRKDWNVSLESCKSILVCTGVYNHHRAMPADPHESVIETVFHGHRDFNFDPSLVEASYVVRDVNEAVELVFEKESWTEEWQNV comes from the exons ACTCCTCCGACCTTTGGGTTCCTTTTTGACATTGATGGAGTGCTTGTTCGGGGGCGCAATGTAATTCCTGCTGCCCAGGAGGCCTTCCGGAAACTAGTAGACTCTAATGGACAGCTCCGGGTGCCAGTAGTCTTTGTGACAAATGCTGGGAATTGCTTACAGCAGGTCAAGGCCCAGGAATTGTCTGATGCTCTGGGACTGGAG GTATCTCCAGAACAAGTGATCCTCTCCCACAGTCCCCTGCGTCTCTTCCGTCAGTTCCATGGGAAATGTGTGCTGGTGTCTGGGCAAGGACCAGTAGAGGAGAATGCTAGGAA TGTGGGATTCCAGAATGTGGTTACCATACAGGATGTGAGGAAGGCATTTCCCCTGCTGGACATGGTTGATCAAAGCCGTAGACCAAAGGATCTG CCTCCTCTGACCACTGACTTCCCTACCATAGAAG GGGTGATTCTGTTTGGGGAGCCAGTCCGGTGGGAGACAAATCTGCAGCTGATTATTGATGTCCTCTTGAGCAATgggaaccctggggcagagctggcagcagtgCCCTATCCCCATATACCTATCCTTGCTTGTAACATGGATCTTCTGTGGATGGCAGAAGCAAAGAGGCCAAG ATTTGGCCATGGCACCTTTCTTGTCTGCTTGGAGAACATCTACAAAAAAATGACTGGCAGGGAGCTGAAATATGAGGCCCTAATTGGGAAACCCAGCATTGTTACTTACCAGTATGCTGAGTATCTGATAAAACAGCAAATGGAAAGACGAGGGTGGCCATCTCCCATCTTCAGACTCTATGCTGTTGG GGACAATCCAATGTCTGACATCTATGGAGCAAACTCCTACAACAGCTATCTCAAAGCTGCATGTCAGGCCCGGAGTGAGGGAGTGGCGAATTCACAGAGTGAGGACCATTTACAGCTGAGGAAGGATTGGAATGTCTCCCTGGAGAGTTGCAAGTCAATTCTGGTCTGCACTGGGGTCTACAATCATCACAGAGCGATGCCTGCTGATCCACACGAAAGTGTGATAGAGACCGTGTTCCATGGGCACCGGGACTTTAACTTTGACCCTAGCCTAGTGGAGGCCTCTTATGTGGTGCGGGATGTGAATGAAGCTGTGGAGCTTGTCTTTGAGAAGGAGAGTTGGACCGAAGAGTGGCAAAATGTGTAG